The Zingiber officinale cultivar Zhangliang chromosome 9A, Zo_v1.1, whole genome shotgun sequence genome window below encodes:
- the LOC122021858 gene encoding uncharacterized protein LOC122021858, producing the protein MSGLSLAVRQCPDHESTAGSADEKTPAVASKRQGQAVVGGAMGSLRVIEIQLVAFVVVFSASGLVPLIDLAFPAFATLYVLALSRFAFPAVGSGGGRELFRGSRAFRAYVVAGTTVGLFLPLAYVLGGFARGDDHAVRAAAPHLFLLSCQILTENVVSGMEIFSPPVRAIVVLLYTVRRVFIIVDWIYIVWASKTLPLNASVDDVAWIWFGRVLSTANLLYFSINLFAFLIPRFLPTAFEKYFKEREEIDAKAVEDKKGD; encoded by the exons ATGTCCGGCCTCTCTCTCGCCGTCCGGCAGTGCCCCGACCACGAATCCACTGCGGGGTCGGCTGACGAAAAGACACCGGCGGTGGCGAGCAAGCGTCAGGGACAGGCTGTCGTCGGCGGCGCGATGGGTTCCCTCCGCGTGATCGAGATCCAGCTCGTGGCCTTCGTCGTGGTCTTCTCCGCCAGCGGCCTCGTGCCCCTCATCGACCTCGCCTTCCCGGCGTTCGCCACGCTCTACGTCCTCGCCCTCTCCCGCTTCGCCTTTCCCGCCGTCGGTTCCGGCGGTGGACGCGAGCTCTTCCGAGGCAGCCGGGCGTTCCGCGCCTACGTGGTGGCGGGGACCACCGTGGGGCTGTTCCTGCCGCTGGCGTACGTGCTCGGGGGCTTCGCGCGGGGCGACGACCACGCCGTGCGCGCCGCCGCGCCgcacctcttcctcctctcctgcCAGATCCTGACGGAGAACGTCGTCAGCGGGATGGAGATATTCTCGCCGCCAGTTCGCGCCATCGTGGTGCTCCTCTACACCGTCCGCAGAGTCTTCATCATCGTCGACTGGATCTACATCGTCTGGGCCAGCAAAACGCTGCCGCTCAATGCATCCGTCGAC GATGTGGCGTGGATATGGTTCGGGAGGGTGCTGTCAACGGCTAATCTCCTCTATTTCTCCATTAACCTGTTTGCTTTCTTGATCCCGCGGTTTCTGCCGACTGCGTTCGAGAAGTACTTCAAGGAAAGGGAGGAGATCGACGCGAAGGCGGTGGAAGACAAGAAAGGAGACTGA